A DNA window from Aquarana catesbeiana isolate 2022-GZ linkage group LG01, ASM4218655v1, whole genome shotgun sequence contains the following coding sequences:
- the LOC141121217 gene encoding uncharacterized protein has translation MIGRPVLLFCIVWVLVSSSPTGHRTGDVTNFLSIPAGSFVYLAETELCQDMENRSYELYYRIAKIGSFDLGIWESRLQFRNRVTFISKNCTFIVQNMKVEDTGLYRIITMTVENDKLKSHEIKFHINVIDTVSRPTPTEVPTTQELVRNRTANVPGFFSACLSMVPTGNAFCFLLHQFLYWLANKKRHGRRVLSCSRAVDFIQSDRFQRAVKKSFAVNGILSLVCQIVSVVSSFIPVYEYNPLFLTIAIVCLVILAVEYTQLVCLTFKGLECKRLRILRGCLFYVARLLEVAFTACIVSHYCLTYSVIDRQKTGYLLATFVTFLVTHFFLCLLAYLCSSPPTTNKGTTEQSNMMEQHPPNDHSPHNGETSRE, from the exons ATGATCGGGAGACCCGTCTTATTGTTCTGCATCGTCTGGGTGCTTGTCTCTTCCTCACCTACAGgacacaggacag GTGATGTTACAAATTTCCTCTCCATCCCAGCTGGTTCCTTTGTTTATTTGGCAGAAACTGAACTCTGCCAAGACATGGAGAACAGAAGCTATGAACTTTATTACAGAATAGCCAAAATTGGTTCCTTTGACCTGGGTATTTGGGAAAGCCGTTTACAGTTCAGGAATCGTGTTACATTCATCTCCAAGAATTGCACGTTCATAGTGCAAAATATGAAGGTGGAAGACACTGGATTATACAGAATTATTACAATGACTGTTGAAAATGATAAGCTAAAAAGCCATGAAATAAAGTTCCATATTAATGTCATAG ACACTGTATCCAGGCCAACCCCAACTGAAGTCCCAACAACGCAAGAACTTGTCAGGAATAGAACAG CCAATGTCCCGGGATTTTTCTCTGCCTGCTTGTCAATGGTTCCAACGGGAAATGCTTTCTGTttcctgttgcatcagttcctgtactGGCTAG ccaacaagaagaggcaTGGTAGAAGGGTGTTGTCCTGTTCAAGGGCTGTAGATTTCATCCAAA GTGACCGCTTCCAGAGAGCTGTAAAGAAGAGTTTTGCCGTAAATGGCATTCTGTCCCTGGTCTGCCAGATTGTCAGCGTTGTGTCATCCTTCATCCCTG TATATGAATACAATCCTCTCTTCCTCACCATCGCCATTGTTTGTTTGGTTATCCTGGCTGTTGAATACACACAGTTGGTGTGTTTGACATTTAAAG GTCTTGAATGCAAACGGTTACGGATATTACGGGGATGTCTGTTTTACGTTGCACGACTATTGGAGGTGGCCTTTACTGCATGTATAGTGTCCCATTACTGCCTCACAT ACAGTGTAATAGATCGTCAGAAGACAGGGTACCTCTTGGCTACGTTTGTGACGTTTCTGGTCACACATTTCTTCCTGTGCCTCCTAGCCTACCTCTGCA